Genomic segment of Kibdelosporangium phytohabitans:
TGGTGGATGGCCACGGCGGGCTCGCCGGTGACGACATCCACTGTGGACAGTGCTTTGGGGACGGTCGAGATCGGCTTCATCGCGACGCGGGCTCGCAGCGGCTCGCCGTTGGTCACGCCGCCTTCCAGGCCACCGGCGCGGTTGGACCGGCGGGTCACGCCCTTCGGGCCGCTGCCGCGGTCGATCTCGTCGTGCGCCTTGCTGCCCCAGCGCCGCGCCGTGACGAACCCGTCGCCGATCTCGACGCCCTTCATCGCCTGCACGCCCATCAGCGCACCGGCCAGCCGCGAGTCGAGGCGGCGGTCCCAGTGCACGTAGCTGCCCAGGCCCGGCGGCAGGCCGTACGCGATCACCTCGATCACGCCGCCGACCGTGTCACCCGCCTGCTTGACCGCGTCGACCTCGGCGATCATCGCGTCGGTGGCCTCCTGGCCGAACGCGCGCACCGGGCTCTCGTCGATCGCCGCGAGGTCGGACGGGGTGGGCTCGGGCCCCTCAGGGGCGACCGCCGCGCCGATGGACACGACGTGGCTGATGATCTCGACGCCCAGCAGCTGCCGCAGGAAACCCTTGGCGACCGTGCCCAGTGCCGTGCGGGCCGCGGTTTCCCTGGCGCTCGCGCGCTCGAGCACGGGACGGGCCTCGTCGAAGCCGTACTTCTGCATGCCCGGCAGGTCCGCGTGGCCGGGGCGGGGCCGGGTGAGGGGCTCGTTGCGGGCCAGACCGGCCAGTTCGGCCGAGTCGACCGGGTCGGCCGCCATGACCTTCTCCCACTTCGGCCACTCGGAGTTCTCGATCCTGACCGCGATCGGGCCGCCCTGGGTGCGGCCGTGCCGCACGCCACCGAGGAACTCGACAGCGTCGGTCTCGAAGCCCATCCGCGGGCTGCGCCCGAAGCCGAGGCGACGGCGGGCCAACTGGCCCGTCAGGTCCTCCGTGGTGACCTCGACCCCGGCCACCATTCCCTCGAGCACGGCGACAAGGGCCGGGCCGTGCGATTCCCCAGCGGTTATCCAGCGCAGCACAGGCAGATCCTTTCACGTCGCGGGAGCTCATCCCCACCCTGGGGGCGGTTGTCCAGCTGCGAGCGCACGCCGGAATCGCCCAGGACTGCGCACCCCGTGTTCGCGGTCTCGCAGCTGCTCGTGCCAGGAGCTGATGGTCGCGTGCCCGTCGTGCGGCCACAGCTTGAGGTCGACGCACCACAGGCCGCGGGAGCGGTCGACGGTGACCTCGACGTGGAATCGTTCGTCCCTGACATGTTCAACAGGACACCGCAGGCCTCTCTCGTCGCGGTATCGGAAACCCCCAGCAGCCCTGCCTCGCGCGGCAGCGCGGCGGCCGGCGCCCGCGGCCAGTTCCGCTGCTCGACCAGGTCCTGCTCCACTCCGGTACTCCACCACGGCCGCGAGGTGGCCGGCACGCTATTTCCAGCGGACACGTCAAGTACCGCTCGCGTCCTGCGAGGCCGTCCAGGCTTCGCGGTGCCGCCGCAGGCCGTCGATGATCAGGCCGAGCCCGGTGAAGAACTCCTCGGCGTAGGCGTAGCCGGGTTTCATGGCGTGCTCGGCGATCATCTCGGCGAGGTGCGGGAACTCGTCGCGGGGCAAGTCGTCCATGATCGAACCGGCCACGTCCGCCAGGCCGTCCGACGACGTGAACGGCAGGCTGAGCTGCTGGATGACGTACCCGTAGATGTAGCTGTCGAGCACCGACATGGCGTGTGCCGCGCCGGCGATCGAGAAGCCCGCGGACCGCAGGCAGCCGATCACCGCGTTGTGGTGCCGCAGCGTCGCGTAGCCGGGGCTTGTCCGTGAGTCCATCAGGCTGATCGCCCACGGGTGGCGGACCAGCGCGTCACGCATCGACGCCGCCCGCCCTCGCATCGATTCCTGCCAATCGGCACTGCCGGACGGGAGTTCGATCTCGCCGAAGACCTGATCGACCATGCCGTCGAGGATCAGGTCCTTGTTGCGGAAGTGGTGGTACAGCGACATGGCCTCGACGCCGAGCCGCTCGGCAAGCTTGCGCATGCTCGGCACACCGGACCCCGCCTCGTCCGCCAGCGCGACGGCAGCCTGGAGCACCGCCTCCTTGGTGAGCGCGGCACGCCGCGACGGCTCCGCCTTGTCAGCCACGAGGTTCTCCCTGTTCGACGGCCCGGATCGCTTGACAAGCTTACACCGTAAGGCTGTACCTTACGATGTAAGGGCGACTGAGGAGCGGATCATGAGAAAACCCGGCAGAGGCAGAAGACTGTGTGTTGTCGGCGCGTCCGGGAAGCTCGGGCGCTACATGGTGCGGCACGCACTGGACCGCGAATACGAGGTCGTGGGCGTGTGCCGCGAGCAGAGCGTGGACAAGCTCGCCGAGTTCGACGGCCGCATCACGGTGATCCCCGGACCGACCAACGACCAAGCGGTGATCGCACGCGCGGTCACCGGATGCGACGCCGTGCTCACGGTGCTGGTGCCGTGGGGACGCGACCACTACGCCTCCGGCACCGCCCAGGCCGTGCTCGACCACGCACAGCTGGAAGCCAGGTTGGTGTTCTCCTGCGGCTGGCACATCTCCCGTGACGGGAAAGACGTGTACGGCAGGAAGTTCAAGGCGTACGCGGCCGTGTTCGGCAAGCTGGCGAAGCTCGCCCGGGTCGCGGACGTGGACGACCAGGTGGAGGCGTGCCGGCGGATCTTCGGCAGCGACACCCGCTGGACGGTCGTGCGCGGCAGCGACCTGGAAGAAGGTGAAAGCCAAGGACTGCCGGTGTGGAGCCACCACGTGGGCGACCCAGTCCTGGCGAGCAACCTGACCCGCCGCGTGGACTACGCCCGATTCATGGTCGAAGCAGTGGACGACGACACACTCGTCCACGAAGCCCCGGCCATCGTTGGACGGCTGACCCCGTCGGCCCTCGCCCACAGTCAGGCGTGAGCACGTGTCGCCGACCAAGCTCGCGCGGATCGCAGGCGCGCTGTACCTGGTCGTCGCCGCGACCACGATCTTCGCCGGACTCGTGAACTCCCGCGTGATAGAGCCGGGGAGGACGGCGGCCAACATCGCCGGCTCGGCCGCCCTCTACCGCGCGGGGCTCGTCAGCGAACTGGTGGGAGCGGTGTTCTTCCTGCTGACAGGCATGGCCTTGTACCAGTTGCTGAAGCACGTCAACCACATGGCCGCCACCGCGATGGTCACCTTCGTCGCGGTGAGCGTCGCGATGCAGAGCCTGAACCTCCTCAACCAGCACACAGCACTGACGATCGCCACCAGCCAGGACGGATCCGCCACGCTGGCGACGCTGTTCGCGGACATGCGGCACACAGGATTCGTGATCTCCCAGACCTACTTCGGCCTGTGGCTGCTGCCGCTGGGCTACCTGGTGGTCAAATCCGGCTACTTCCCCAAGGCACTGGGCATCCTGGTGATGGTCGGATGCGCAGGGCACCTCGTCGACGTGTTCACTCGCCTGCTCGCACCAGGGCTGGGCGCGGACATCTCACCGTTCGCCATGACCCCAGCAGCGATCGCGGAACTCTCGTTCGTCGCCTGGCTGCTGATCAGGGCCGTACGAGTACCCCAGACGGATCCACGGCTCCCCGCCCGGGTCGCAATACCCTGAGGCGCAGCCGCCACATGGTGGTGCGGGGCGATGTCGTGGGCGAGAGGGTCTTGCCCACCAGGTCGGCTCACGAGGCTCACGCCAGGACGGGTCCGAGCAGTCCGGACATCAAGCCGGGCGGCACGCTGGTGCACCACTTGACCACGTTGGCCAGCAGCCTGACCGCTCGCCCAGCGCTCCTCCTTGTCCAAGGCCAGCAGCGGTGTACGGCCCGCCGGGACCATCCAGCCCGACACCAGGTCGCCTTCTACATGCCGCAACATGCTGCGATCCTCAGCCGCCTTGCGCTGAGCACGGCATACCGCGCAGCGGCGACCCTCGGACCGGACGACCGTTTCCGCCCTGTCCGCGCCCAGACCGAGCTGACCAGTCCCGGACCGGGCAGCCACTTCCAGCCTGCCCACGCCCAGACCCAGCCGGTTAGCCCCAAACCAGACAGCCACTTCCACCCTGCCCACACCCAGACCCACCCGACCAGGCCCAGGGCGCCAGTGCCCCGGCCACGTGGGGCCGCGGTCGTCGAGGCAGCCGATCGGCTGGACGCCGGTGATCTGTGCCCGCCATCACCCCTTTCACCGTGTCGCTATTGGTTCTTAGCTGTCGACGCTGGCAAGCTGGCTGCTCACCGCCAAGGCACCCGCCGGCCCCGGCTGGTTTCCCGCGGACCTGGCCTGAGCTCAAACCAGGCGTGGCCGCTCGTCTGGATCCGCAGTCGTGGCGGGGAATCATCCATCGAGTGGCACGGGCCGAGCGACAGATCGTTTCGCGGCTGTCCCTCGCCGCCGAATCGCCGCCGTGGTGCGGGCACGGAAATCCCGGCGATCTGCCCAGGCGACCGGCTCGATCCGGTTGCAGGACAGCAGGATCAGTGCCCCGCTGAACATAACCGGAGCGCCCCTCACCGAACCGGGGCCGCGCGCCGACGCGCCCGCCGTTTCTGTCCACTCCCCGGCTGAAGGTCGCACAGCAACACAGCGATCCTCTGCCAAGAACCGACCCGCACTGCGATCGTCCGGCCGCCGACGTGAGATCTCCCCACTCCTCCATGGTCAAGCTGTCAGCACAGTGTTGCGAGGGTCAGGAGCGGGCCGCCATGCTGTTCGTGTACGGCGACTACCGTGGCCGGAGGCTTGCCGATCTCGCTGATCGACCGATCAGCCCACTACCGCCTCCCATGTCATCCTCGATCCTGCCTGACATCCCGCGACGCCCCAGCCCCGCCATGCATGCCTGTCTTGGTGCCGCTGCGAGGTGACTCCTGAAACCGGCTCGACAGCCGACCACAGTGGCCTTCGCCGTCCAACGACGCACGCGCCTCCCCTGCCGGAGTCAGCGGGTCATGACACCGATGGTGAAGGTAACTCCGCGCCTACCGGCAGGAAAGCCAGTAACCACGTGGCAGCAAGCAAACCTGGGCCATGCGGCACGCGATCTGTGTAGCGGCCGAGGGAAACGGCACGCAGTGCGAGCGTGATCACGGCTGCCAGGGACAACCCTGCCGACAGCGCGAACCAGCTCACCGAGCCGAGGATCGCTCCCAGACTGCCGGACAGCTTGACATCGCCGCCGCCCAGTGCGGACGGCGCGAGCCAGCGGACAGTCGCGTGTAGACATACGAACAGCGCCGCGCCGAGCAAGGCCCGCTGCCAGCTGCCCGCGATGGCAAGCAGCACACCGAACACCGGGTACGCGGCGTACGTCAGCGCGTCGGGCAACCGGCCGTGCAGGAGATCCGTGGTGGTAAGCAGGACCGCGAACCACGACAGGGCAAGGATCACGAGCAGCCACGCGGCCGGTACGTGTGCCAGGCCGGCCAACGCCCAGAGGATGGCGCACGTGCCTTCGCACCAGCCCGGCCGTACTTGCGCGCCGCGCCGCAACCGGCGCAGGAGCACGCGGCCGAGGGCTCCGGCCAGGAAACCTCCGATCAGGAGGGAGAGGACCAGTGCCATGGCCTTAGCGTGCCGAGGGTCGGATGTTTTGGCCAGCGAATCGGTCGACTTGATTGAGGCGATGGGATCACCGCTTCGATTTCAGGCCGGTTTCGCCCAGGTCAGCGAGTATCTCCAGAGGATGTGACGGCGGTACTCCACACCGGGCAGCAGTTCGGTGGCGAGACGGCGCATCCCCGAGTAGGTCTCCGGTGGCGGCCAGGATGTGGGCGACGGGTGTTCCCAATAGCCCTTGGAACGCCGGTGGACACTGTTGGCCACCACCGCAGCGAGTTCGTACGGCAGGTCACGCGCCTCAGATCGCGCGCAACCGACGATCACCATGGTTCCGCCGGGCCGCAACAGGGAGCTGAGTCGCGTGAGCGCCGCCTTGGCGTCCATGTGGTGCAGCGTGGCCACCGACGCGATGAAATCGAACGACGACGAGAACTCGTGCTCGAGGACGTCACCGACGACGTAGGAGATGTCGTCGCCGAACCGCCTGGCCAGGTCGACACTCGGCTGGTCGAGATCCACGCCCGTCACAGCGGGCACTTTCGCCCGCAACGCGCGGGCGAGCGTGCCCTCGCCGCATCCGACGTCCAGTGCGTTACGCGCGGAGGCGGGCACGGCGGACAGGACCACCGGGTGGTAGTGGATGTTGTGGTTCCAGCGCTCTCGCATGATCAAGGGTGCCACAGGAACAGCGGATCACCGGCCGCCACGGGCCCGTCGGGAGCGAACCCGGTCAGCGCGTCGCTTCCCGCGTCGAGCGCCACCACTGGGCAAATCGGTGAATATCCCGCGGCCGCCACCGTCTCCGGTTCCCATCCGATGACTGGCTGACCGGATCGCACGGATTCACCTTTGACCACGTGCAGTGAGAAACTCTCACCCTTCATCTTTACTGTGTCAATTCCCAGGTGAACCAATACCGCCTGCCCACTCGGCCCGGCGACTACGAAAGCGTGCGGGTGGAGTGTGACCACGACCCCGTCGATTGGCGACACGACATCAGCGGCAGCAGAATCCGGTTCCACGGCGACACCGGGGCCGACCATCGCCTTGGCGAATACCGGGTCGGGCACGGCGGTGAGCGGCACGACCGACCCGGACGCCGGGCTGAGGACGCGAACTGTCACAGCAGGTCCTCGATGTCGCTGGCGATCGTGTCGGCTTCGGGACCGACCACGATCTGCACGGCTGCGCCCATCCGGACAACACCGTGCACACCCAATGCACGCAATGCCGCCTCGTTGACGAGCGAATCGTCCTCCAGTTCACACCGCAGGCGCGTGATACACGGCTCCAGCTCGATCACATTGTCCGCTCCGCCGATAGCCGCCAGTATCTTCGCCGCCCGCTCGTCTGCCATCCTTGTCCCTCTCAGTTGTGCACCCTGCGCAATTTGTACGCGCGATATACCGACCGAGTCACGCATCGACACAAAGCTGTAACGGACGTTGACACTCAACACCCGTCAGGCGCATAGTCCCGCACCTACCTGGTCTAGACCAGGGTGGTTTTGAACGCGTCAGGACACCCGGCCCCGACACGGGAGACATCCAGTGAGCGCACCACAGATCCAACAATCCGGCCGTGGCCTCGCCGGTTTACAACGCTTCGCGCGAAGCCTCATGCTACCGATCGCCGCACTGCCCGCCGCCGCACTGCTGTCGCGCCTCGGCTACATCGACGGCAGCGGCAAGGGGCAGGGCGAGCTGATCGCGGCCATTCCCGGCAAGTTCTTCGACGAGGCCGCGCGGGTGATCGGCGCGGGCGGGGACGCGCTGTTCCAGTTCCTGCCGCTGCTGTTCGCGATCGGCATCGCGATCGGTTACGCCCGGC
This window contains:
- the aroC gene encoding chorismate synthase; amino-acid sequence: MLRWITAGESHGPALVAVLEGMVAGVEVTTEDLTGQLARRRLGFGRSPRMGFETDAVEFLGGVRHGRTQGGPIAVRIENSEWPKWEKVMAADPVDSAELAGLARNEPLTRPRPGHADLPGMQKYGFDEARPVLERASARETAARTALGTVAKGFLRQLLGVEIISHVVSIGAAVAPEGPEPTPSDLAAIDESPVRAFGQEATDAMIAEVDAVKQAGDTVGGVIEVIAYGLPPGLGSYVHWDRRLDSRLAGALMGVQAMKGVEIGDGFVTARRWGSKAHDEIDRGSGPKGVTRRSNRAGGLEGGVTNGEPLRARVAMKPISTVPKALSTVDVVTGEPAVAIHQRSDVCAVPRAGVVLESMVALVLADAALEKFGGDSLRETTANAAGYLKALEERW
- a CDS encoding PTS sugar transporter subunit IIA → MTVRVLSPASGSVVPLTAVPDPVFAKAMVGPGVAVEPDSAAADVVSPIDGVVVTLHPHAFVVAGPSGQAVLVHLGIDTVKMKGESFSLHVVKGESVRSGQPVIGWEPETVAAAGYSPICPVVALDAGSDALTGFAPDGPVAAGDPLFLWHP
- a CDS encoding prepilin peptidase, translating into MALVLSLLIGGFLAGALGRVLLRRLRRGAQVRPGWCEGTCAILWALAGLAHVPAAWLLVILALSWFAVLLTTTDLLHGRLPDALTYAAYPVFGVLLAIAGSWQRALLGAALFVCLHATVRWLAPSALGGGDVKLSGSLGAILGSVSWFALSAGLSLAAVITLALRAVSLGRYTDRVPHGPGLLAATWLLAFLPVGAELPSPSVS
- a CDS encoding NAD(P)-dependent oxidoreductase; the protein is MRKPGRGRRLCVVGASGKLGRYMVRHALDREYEVVGVCREQSVDKLAEFDGRITVIPGPTNDQAVIARAVTGCDAVLTVLVPWGRDHYASGTAQAVLDHAQLEARLVFSCGWHISRDGKDVYGRKFKAYAAVFGKLAKLARVADVDDQVEACRRIFGSDTRWTVVRGSDLEEGESQGLPVWSHHVGDPVLASNLTRRVDYARFMVEAVDDDTLVHEAPAIVGRLTPSALAHSQA
- a CDS encoding TetR/AcrR family transcriptional regulator, whose amino-acid sequence is MADKAEPSRRAALTKEAVLQAAVALADEAGSGVPSMRKLAERLGVEAMSLYHHFRNKDLILDGMVDQVFGEIELPSGSADWQESMRGRAASMRDALVRHPWAISLMDSRTSPGYATLRHHNAVIGCLRSAGFSIAGAAHAMSVLDSYIYGYVIQQLSLPFTSSDGLADVAGSIMDDLPRDEFPHLAEMIAEHAMKPGYAYAEEFFTGLGLIIDGLRRHREAWTASQDASGT
- a CDS encoding DUF4386 domain-containing protein, whose protein sequence is MSPTKLARIAGALYLVVAATTIFAGLVNSRVIEPGRTAANIAGSAALYRAGLVSELVGAVFFLLTGMALYQLLKHVNHMAATAMVTFVAVSVAMQSLNLLNQHTALTIATSQDGSATLATLFADMRHTGFVISQTYFGLWLLPLGYLVVKSGYFPKALGILVMVGCAGHLVDVFTRLLAPGLGADISPFAMTPAAIAELSFVAWLLIRAVRVPQTDPRLPARVAIP
- a CDS encoding glucose PTS transporter subunit EIIB; its protein translation is MADERAAKILAAIGGADNVIELEPCITRLRCELEDDSLVNEAALRALGVHGVVRMGAAVQIVVGPEADTIASDIEDLL
- a CDS encoding class I SAM-dependent methyltransferase produces the protein MRERWNHNIHYHPVVLSAVPASARNALDVGCGEGTLARALRAKVPAVTGVDLDQPSVDLARRFGDDISYVVGDVLEHEFSSSFDFIASVATLHHMDAKAALTRLSSLLRPGGTMVIVGCARSEARDLPYELAAVVANSVHRRSKGYWEHPSPTSWPPPETYSGMRRLATELLPGVEYRRHILWRYSLTWAKPA